Proteins encoded together in one Asterias rubens chromosome 4, eAstRub1.3, whole genome shotgun sequence window:
- the LOC117289279 gene encoding secretagogin-like isoform X1, translating to MSTKRRMSYYDNFLKKYPSAGKSDMDAAKFSEIWQHYDSNNSGYIDDEGLDKFFKDLLMTMSSNEVTPELVKDLKDCFMESYDDAKDGRIAITELANILPTDENFILLFRREENLQSSVELMTLWKKYDKNKSGYITRHELGDFIRDLLAQRGKKLVPEEKIKEYVKAMLKIFDKNNDGHLSLAEMARLLAIKTEENFLITSSRMVKFQDLSPKERNARLNEVFDHYDKGKTNYLEGAEIDLFVKDLLDYGGLNEGDDFQQDSMRKVQIFKQTLMQHCDIDGDGKLSKGEVKMCIGIHE from the exons ATGTCGACAAAGAGAAGAATGTCTTATTATGATAACTTCCTCAAGAAGTACCCTAGTGCTGGCAAGTCCGATATGGATGCTGCAAAATTTAGCGAGATATGGCAGCATTATGATTCCAACA ATAGTGGTTACATCGACGATGAAGGCCTTGATAAGTTCTTCAAAGATTTGCTCATGACGATGTCAAGCAATGAA GTAACCCCTGAACTCGTTAAAGATCTCAAGGATTGCTTTATGGAGAGTTATGATGACGCCAAAGATGGTCGAATCGCCATTACAGAA CTTGCCAACATCTTACCGACAGATGAGAATTTTATCTTGTTGTTTCGTCGAGAGGAAAATCTTCAATCCTCCGTGGAGTTGATGACA CTGTGGAAAAAATACGACAAGAACAAGAGTGGCTACATTACAAGACATGAGCTGGGA GATTTCATCCGCGATCTTCTTGCCCAGAGGGGAAAGAAACTGGTTCCGGAGGAAAAGATTAAAGAGTACGTCAAGGCAATG TTGAAGATTTTCGACAAAAACAACGATGGTCATCTGAGTTTGGCTGAAATGGCCAG ACTTCTTGCGATCAAGACAGAAGAGAATTTCTTGATCACATCAAGCCGAATGGTTAAG TTCCAGGATTTGAGTCCTAAGGAACGCAATGCTCGCCTTAATGAAGTCTTCGATCACTATGACAAG GGCAAGACGAACTATCTTGAGGGTGCTGAGATCGACTTGTTTGTTAAAGATCTGCTGGATTACGGAGGACTGAACGAAGGAGATGATTTTCAACAG GACTCAATGCGGAAGGTACAGATCTTCAAGCAGACTTTGATGCAGCATTGTGACATTGATGGAGATGGAAAACTCAGCAAAGGTGAAGTTAAGATGTGTATTGGTATTCACGAGTAG
- the LOC117289279 gene encoding secretagogin-like isoform X2: MSKQRRKSYVNILQKYPSLNEYSAEKFSEIFNHYDTNDSGYIDDEGLDKFFKDLLMTMSSNEVTPELVKDLKDCFMESYDDAKDGRIAITELANILPTDENFILLFRREENLQSSVELMTLWKKYDKNKSGYITRHELGDFIRDLLAQRGKKLVPEEKIKEYVKAMLKIFDKNNDGHLSLAEMARLLAIKTEENFLITSSRMVKFQDLSPKERNARLNEVFDHYDKGKTNYLEGAEIDLFVKDLLDYGGLNEGDDFQQDSMRKVQIFKQTLMQHCDIDGDGKLSKGEVKMCIGIHE; this comes from the exons ATGTCGAAACAACGGCGAAAAAGCTACGTGAATATTCTTCAAAAGTACCCCAGCCTTAACGAATATTCAGCGGAAAAGTTCTCCGAAATTTTTAATCATTACGACACAAACG ATAGTGGTTACATCGACGATGAAGGCCTTGATAAGTTCTTCAAAGATTTGCTCATGACGATGTCAAGCAATGAA GTAACCCCTGAACTCGTTAAAGATCTCAAGGATTGCTTTATGGAGAGTTATGATGACGCCAAAGATGGTCGAATCGCCATTACAGAA CTTGCCAACATCTTACCGACAGATGAGAATTTTATCTTGTTGTTTCGTCGAGAGGAAAATCTTCAATCCTCCGTGGAGTTGATGACA CTGTGGAAAAAATACGACAAGAACAAGAGTGGCTACATTACAAGACATGAGCTGGGA GATTTCATCCGCGATCTTCTTGCCCAGAGGGGAAAGAAACTGGTTCCGGAGGAAAAGATTAAAGAGTACGTCAAGGCAATG TTGAAGATTTTCGACAAAAACAACGATGGTCATCTGAGTTTGGCTGAAATGGCCAG ACTTCTTGCGATCAAGACAGAAGAGAATTTCTTGATCACATCAAGCCGAATGGTTAAG TTCCAGGATTTGAGTCCTAAGGAACGCAATGCTCGCCTTAATGAAGTCTTCGATCACTATGACAAG GGCAAGACGAACTATCTTGAGGGTGCTGAGATCGACTTGTTTGTTAAAGATCTGCTGGATTACGGAGGACTGAACGAAGGAGATGATTTTCAACAG GACTCAATGCGGAAGGTACAGATCTTCAAGCAGACTTTGATGCAGCATTGTGACATTGATGGAGATGGAAAACTCAGCAAAGGTGAAGTTAAGATGTGTATTGGTATTCACGAGTAG